One segment of Asterias rubens chromosome 2, eAstRub1.3, whole genome shotgun sequence DNA contains the following:
- the LOC117306751 gene encoding monocarboxylate transporter 2-like isoform X1, translating to MTNNVVQFGVCLVLLTGTATGLLLNTAVVLLGVYFDRLYAMANGIACAGASVGILVSAPATQFILDVYGWRGCLLLLGGVCLHLGVVGALFRPGSSSTAPTDPCQYTQVESDEERSTQSALTSGESKESCTTVSSHLVSKIIAATDADLFCNFSFVVLIICFCNICVVIIVWVVFTVPHVLVKGLTPYQASLVAGAGAVGILTGQLGHGLLVDKEILGARPMLYISHVLMAAAFLLDPLLHGLWPLVAGNFAFGVGFGITFPLSFTMLRALVGPARMSNAVGWAEAAGGIMRIAATFLTGWLYDTTGSYDTSYLVIGSLPVVVIAALLLEDANNMICARKRMDGPE from the exons ATGACAAACAACGTTGTGCAGTTTGGAGTTTGTTTAGTGTTGCTCACAG GTACTGCAACTGGTCTGCTTTTAAACACGGCAGTGGTTCTACTTGGGGTATATTTTGACCGTCTTTACGCCATGGCAAACGGCATCGCCTGTGCTGGCGCGTCGGTCGGTATCCTGGTCTCAGCTCCGGCCACCCAGTTCATTCTCGACGTCTACGGCTGGAGAGGTTGTCTACTCTTACTGGGCGGAGTTTGTCTTCATTTGGGTGTAGTCGGCGCCCTGTTTCGGCCCGGTTCATCATCAACTGCACCCACAGATCCCTGTCAGTACACACAGGTGGAGTCTGATGAAGAACGTTCCACTCAAAGTGCCCTCACATCCGGAGAATCCAAAGAAAGTTGTACTACAGTCTCCAGCCATCTTGTATCCAAAATCATCGCAGCCACGGATGCGgatttattttgcaacttcTCTTTTGTAGTATTGATCATCTGCTTCTGCAATATATGTGTTGTCATCATCGTCTGGGTGGTGTTTACCGTCCCGCACGTACTCGTGAAAGGCCTGACCCCATACCAGGCCTCCCTGGTCGCCGGTGCCGGGGCTGTTGGCATTTTAACGGGCCAGCTTGGTCACGGTCTCTTGGTGGACAAGGAAATCCTCGGAGCGAGACCCATGCTGTATATTTCTCATGTCTTGATGGCTGCGGCGTTCCTGCTGGATCCTCTCCTCCACGGACTGTGGCCTCTTGTTGCGGGGAACTTCGCTTTTGGTGTAGGGTTTGGTATAACGTTCCCGCTGAGTTTCACGATGCTTCGGGCTTTAGTGGGCCCGGCCAGGATGAGTAATGCAGTGGGATGGGCGGAAGCTGCAGGCGGTATCATGAGAATAGCTGCCACTTTTTTAACAG GATGGCTCTATGATACAACGGGAAGTTACGACACGTCGTATTTAGTGATTGGCTCGTTACCCGTAGTTGTCATTGCTGCTTTACTATTAGAAGACGCCAACAACATGATTTGTGCTCGAAAACGGATGGACGGCCCCGAATGA
- the LOC117306751 gene encoding monocarboxylate transporter 2-like isoform X2, whose amino-acid sequence MANGIACAGASVGILVSAPATQFILDVYGWRGCLLLLGGVCLHLGVVGALFRPGSSSTAPTDPCQYTQVESDEERSTQSALTSGESKESCTTVSSHLVSKIIAATDADLFCNFSFVVLIICFCNICVVIIVWVVFTVPHVLVKGLTPYQASLVAGAGAVGILTGQLGHGLLVDKEILGARPMLYISHVLMAAAFLLDPLLHGLWPLVAGNFAFGVGFGITFPLSFTMLRALVGPARMSNAVGWAEAAGGIMRIAATFLTGWLYDTTGSYDTSYLVIGSLPVVVIAALLLEDANNMICARKRMDGPE is encoded by the exons ATGGCAAACGGCATCGCCTGTGCTGGCGCGTCGGTCGGTATCCTGGTCTCAGCTCCGGCCACCCAGTTCATTCTCGACGTCTACGGCTGGAGAGGTTGTCTACTCTTACTGGGCGGAGTTTGTCTTCATTTGGGTGTAGTCGGCGCCCTGTTTCGGCCCGGTTCATCATCAACTGCACCCACAGATCCCTGTCAGTACACACAGGTGGAGTCTGATGAAGAACGTTCCACTCAAAGTGCCCTCACATCCGGAGAATCCAAAGAAAGTTGTACTACAGTCTCCAGCCATCTTGTATCCAAAATCATCGCAGCCACGGATGCGgatttattttgcaacttcTCTTTTGTAGTATTGATCATCTGCTTCTGCAATATATGTGTTGTCATCATCGTCTGGGTGGTGTTTACCGTCCCGCACGTACTCGTGAAAGGCCTGACCCCATACCAGGCCTCCCTGGTCGCCGGTGCCGGGGCTGTTGGCATTTTAACGGGCCAGCTTGGTCACGGTCTCTTGGTGGACAAGGAAATCCTCGGAGCGAGACCCATGCTGTATATTTCTCATGTCTTGATGGCTGCGGCGTTCCTGCTGGATCCTCTCCTCCACGGACTGTGGCCTCTTGTTGCGGGGAACTTCGCTTTTGGTGTAGGGTTTGGTATAACGTTCCCGCTGAGTTTCACGATGCTTCGGGCTTTAGTGGGCCCGGCCAGGATGAGTAATGCAGTGGGATGGGCGGAAGCTGCAGGCGGTATCATGAGAATAGCTGCCACTTTTTTAACAG GATGGCTCTATGATACAACGGGAAGTTACGACACGTCGTATTTAGTGATTGGCTCGTTACCCGTAGTTGTCATTGCTGCTTTACTATTAGAAGACGCCAACAACATGATTTGTGCTCGAAAACGGATGGACGGCCCCGAATGA